The Centroberyx gerrardi isolate f3 chromosome 7, fCenGer3.hap1.cur.20231027, whole genome shotgun sequence genome contains a region encoding:
- the LOC139926701 gene encoding small ribosomal subunit protein uS2 → MSGGLDVLQMKEEDVLKFLAAGTHLGGTNMDFQMEQYVYKRKSDGVYIINLRKTWEKLLLAARAIVAIENPADVCVISSRNTGQRAVLKFASATGATTFHGRFTPGTFTNQIQAAFREPRLLIVTDPRADHQALTEASYVNIPTIALCNTDSPLRYVDISIPCNNKGHHSVGLMWWMLAREVLRMRGTISREHPWEVMPDLYFYRDPEEIEKEEQAAAEKAVGKEEFQGEWTAPAAEFTQPEVADWSEGVAVPSVPIQQFPTAAAAAAPAAKPAAPAEGFSEDWSTQPATEDWSTAPTAQASEWGGAPADWS, encoded by the exons ATGTCCGGAGGTCTGGATGTCCTTCaaatgaaggaggaggatgtgCTGAAGTTCCTGGCTGCAGGAACCCACCTGGGAGGCACCAACATGGACTTCCAGATGGAGCAGTACGTCTACAAGAGAAAAAGTGATG GTGTGTACATCATCAACCTGAGGAAGACCTGGGAGAAACTGCTGCTGGCAGCCAGGGCCATCGTTGCCATTGAAAACccagcagatgtgtgtgtcaTCTCTTCCAGGAACACTGGACAG AGAGCCGTGCTGAAGTTTGCCTCTGCCACCGGTGCCACCACCTTCCACGGGCGTTTCACCCCTGGTACATTCACCAATCAGATCCAGGCGGCTTTCAGGGAGCCCCGCCTTCTGATTGTGACGGACCCCCGTGCCGACCACCAGGCACTGACTGAGGCTTCCTACGTCAACATCCCCACCATCGCCCTGTGCAACACAGACTCCCCACTCAGATACGTGGACATTTCTATCCCCTGCAACAACAAG GGTCACCACTCTGTGGGTCTGATGTGGTGGATGCTGGCCAGGGAGGTTCTCAGAATGAGGGGCACCATCTCCAGGGAGCACCCTTGGGAGGTCATGCCAGATCTCTACTTCTACAGGGATCCTGAGGAG ATTGAGAAGGAGGAGCAGGCTGCGGCTGAGAAGGCTGTTGGCAAGGAGGAGTTCCAGGGCGAGTGGACCGCCCCTGCAGCTGAGTTTACCCAGCCTGAGGTGGCCGATTGGTCTGAGGGTGTGGCTGTGCCATCTGTGCCCATCCAGCAGTTCCCTACAG ctgctgctgctgctgcccctgcTGCCAAGCCAGCTGCACCAGCTGAAGGGTTCTCTG AGGACTGGAGTACCCAGCCTGCCACTGAGGATTGGTCCACTGCCCCCACTGCCCAGGCCTCAGAATGGGGTGGAGCTCCTGCTGATTGGTCTTAA